A DNA window from Engystomops pustulosus chromosome 6, aEngPut4.maternal, whole genome shotgun sequence contains the following coding sequences:
- the LOC140065834 gene encoding C5a anaphylatoxin chemotactic receptor 1-like, with the protein MDPGDYNLTSANTTLDYNDRSSYQDHETRDDIENIDEIIEMIKNVSFTLYGIIFILGIIGNGLVIWIAGFRMKKTISAVWFLNLAIADLLSCASLPLRIAEWFCYHQKNDFSDLALCICNIILFTLNMSASVLLLTAMSIDRWVSVMWPFWAKVHRTQKLVKITAGIIWVMGLLITGVVLYFYLFYFIGFSEWCVLPFTFDPYNIKDTVQLTRLVVMFVIPFLIIFTSYVTIFLKLRKSKRPQRSQRPYRIITAVILCFFICWAPYYIWPLINEYSWSFLQYSITNSVVISLAFLNSCINPIIYVFMGHDFRHNFLRSIPFRLEKALGEPTNDPHGEGEDIAPTQTTDP; encoded by the exons ATGGATCCTGGAGATTATAACCTGACCTCAGCTAATACAACTCTGGATTACAACGATCG GTCATCATATCAAGATCATGAGACAAGAGATGATATTGAAAATATAGATGAAATTATAGAAATGATAAAGAATGTATCATTCACATTATACGGCATCATTTTCATCCTTGGGATTATCGGGAATGGATTGGTCATCTGGATTGCCGGATTCAGGATGAAGAAGACAATCAGTGCCGTGTggttcctcaacctggccatcgCTGACCTCCTGTCCTGCGCTTCTCTCCCCCTGCGcattgctgagtggttttgctatcACCAAAAAAATGATTTCTCAGATTTAGCTCTTTGTATATGTAATATTATTCTGTTCACTTTAAACATGAGCGCCAGTGTTCTCCTTCTGACGGCCATGAGTATTGATCGCTGGGTATCGGTCATGTGGCCATTTTGGGCTAAAGTCCATAGGACACAGAAACTAGTGAAAATCACTGCAGGGATAATTTGGGTGATGGGTTTGCTCATAACTGGTGTTGTGCTTtacttttatttgttttattttattggttTTTCGGAATGGTGTGTTCTTCCTTTTACTTTCGATCCCTATAACATAAAAGACACAGTGCAGTTGACCAGGTTAGTTGTGATGTTTGTGATCCCTTTTCTCATCATCTTCACCAGTTATGTCACCATTTTTCTCAAACTTAGAAAAAGTAAGAGACCCCAGAGATCTCAGAGACCCTACAGGATCATCACCGCTGTTATATTGTGTTTCTTTATCTGTTGGGCTCCGTATTACATTTGGCCACTCATAAATGAGTATAGTTGGAGTTTCCTTCAATACTCCATAACAAATTCCGTTGTTATTTCCCTGGCTTTCCTTAACAGTTGCATCAACCCAATCATTTATGTTTTTATGGGACATGATTTTAGACATAATTTCCTGAGATCCATCCCCTTCAGGCTAGAAAAAGCCTTAGGTGAACCAACAAATGACCCCCATGGAGAAGGAGAGGACATTGCACCTACTCAAACTACAGATCCTTAA